A region from the Muribaculum gordoncarteri genome encodes:
- a CDS encoding fimbrial protein, which yields MKNLILKNRFCYAIVAALSIVAMTGCSDDNELWDEPEASGPVTIVAQSVDMIEPFSMPEVLSRANDPKNEAEKKINTLHLFFFDKDGQFIKSNADNFKPYIPNVKNFMFVVKDEAYKTMTDVTIVAIANINGTDNESANYFNTAYPDGTVITAGGEIEDGTRINPGETRNPNPCTITSLADLQKWVYAPKLRTAEGTDITQLPKAGMPMIGMLKGVDLSKASGNTIIPMKALMARVDIRVTLDPNQESTDRRLPQLTIKEYGVMNMPTTVPYTMPDTVAKKSTPVLGKGELEKEVKVTLENPIVINKNTHDQDVFTYYTYENIQYPDKGALRADGTPAYKDDVLTFPEGVTTDKEKQRWKPTIAYKDRASAMVLRGSYITHQGLTYEAEFKVFMGQNTIDDFKVKRNHKYVNNITIHGLDYVRNSDDNTYTFDGRVNVKTDNPVYLAIVNERKVDAHASVRPMDVWFLLRENADGTLNEDVDWESEVELTIEDANTSAKWIRMEVIPREEMRILENNKEKFIAGRGARDYFTTDLISKLDMENGMSDTNHQCGWHVTIDGKRDKSRSRVYFYIDENVAPNAQGEILDRIAKVKINT from the coding sequence ATGAAAAACCTTATATTAAAGAACCGATTTTGCTATGCCATTGTCGCCGCACTGTCGATTGTCGCTATGACGGGATGCAGTGATGACAATGAATTGTGGGACGAGCCTGAAGCTTCGGGCCCTGTAACCATCGTGGCTCAGAGTGTCGACATGATTGAGCCGTTTTCGATGCCCGAAGTGTTGTCGAGGGCCAATGACCCTAAAAACGAGGCCGAGAAGAAAATCAACACTCTTCACCTCTTTTTCTTTGACAAGGACGGTCAATTTATTAAATCCAATGCCGATAACTTCAAGCCCTATATTCCCAATGTGAAGAATTTCATGTTTGTGGTCAAGGATGAAGCCTATAAGACGATGACCGATGTCACAATCGTGGCCATTGCCAACATCAACGGCACTGACAACGAAAGCGCTAACTATTTCAATACCGCATATCCTGACGGCACTGTCATAACTGCAGGTGGCGAGATTGAGGATGGTACACGAATCAATCCCGGAGAAACGCGCAATCCCAACCCATGTACAATCACCTCTCTTGCCGACCTTCAAAAGTGGGTATATGCCCCGAAATTGCGAACAGCTGAGGGCACTGACATTACACAGCTGCCCAAGGCCGGTATGCCTATGATTGGAATGTTGAAGGGCGTTGATTTAAGTAAGGCTTCCGGTAATACTATCATCCCTATGAAGGCATTGATGGCCCGTGTTGACATACGCGTTACGCTCGACCCCAATCAGGAGAGTACCGACAGACGCCTCCCGCAGTTGACAATCAAGGAGTATGGTGTGATGAATATGCCCACTACCGTACCTTACACCATGCCCGACACTGTTGCCAAAAAGTCAACCCCCGTACTTGGAAAGGGTGAACTTGAAAAGGAAGTTAAGGTGACGCTTGAAAATCCCATAGTGATTAACAAGAACACCCACGATCAGGATGTGTTCACCTACTATACCTACGAGAATATACAGTATCCTGATAAAGGAGCTCTACGCGCCGATGGCACCCCTGCATATAAGGATGATGTATTGACCTTCCCTGAAGGGGTGACTACCGACAAGGAGAAACAGCGTTGGAAGCCGACTATCGCCTATAAAGACCGCGCATCGGCAATGGTGCTGCGCGGCTCCTATATAACTCATCAGGGTCTTACCTACGAAGCCGAGTTCAAGGTGTTTATGGGCCAGAATACAATTGACGACTTTAAGGTTAAGCGTAATCACAAGTATGTCAACAACATCACCATTCATGGTCTTGACTATGTGCGTAATTCCGACGACAATACCTACACATTTGACGGTCGAGTAAATGTTAAAACCGACAATCCCGTGTACCTCGCCATCGTAAACGAGCGCAAGGTCGATGCTCATGCGTCGGTGCGCCCGATGGATGTGTGGTTTCTCCTGCGCGAAAATGCTGATGGAACCTTGAATGAGGATGTCGATTGGGAGTCGGAGGTTGAGTTAACGATTGAAGATGCAAATACTTCAGCTAAATGGATTCGTATGGAAGTGATTCCTCGTGAGGAAATGCGAATTCTTGAAAACAATAAAGAAAAATTCATTGCAGGTCGAGGAGCTCGTGATTATTTTACTACCGACCTTATCAGTAAATTGGATATGGAAAATGGCATGTCGGACACAAATCATCAATGTGGATGGCATGTTACTATTGATGGAAAACGTGATAAGTCACGGTCGCGTGTCTATTTCTATATTGACGAAAATGTAGCTCCTAATGCACAAGGTGAGATTCTTGATAGAATTGCAAAAGTTAAAATAAACACATAG
- a CDS encoding fimbrillin family protein, whose amino-acid sequence MWKQSKLRHILSPRLNIYTAACIAAAALALQSCSSTSSDDDVAAGVELRFSASAADGSRATTTLTTSATLNDFKVWGTYRTKVGGSWSAQPVNVFDGVTVNKGDDGNWSYSASTPLQYWFPGCYYTFRAIHPVTVNAAFTPGSDAASDRLSVTSFDATQGVDLVAATHTRESLLQGNTVVSLDFRHLLSRVDITASVDKAVTGTFVITGITLYGFDTVGSWSSDGMTANTYGKWDNLSGRDNAYSVSGLNITLSSEPQSLLSGGNTVLMLPQAIPVGAKADITYTENGTEKTVTADIYKASYSLTGGYQPSRTYRYSFTIGPDQYILFSLPTIQDWEDAEGGNYLPQ is encoded by the coding sequence ATGTGGAAACAATCTAAATTACGACACATCCTAAGCCCAAGGCTTAACATATATACAGCCGCATGCATTGCCGCGGCTGCCCTCGCGCTGCAGTCGTGCTCGTCGACATCGAGCGACGACGATGTAGCCGCCGGAGTCGAGTTGCGCTTCAGTGCCTCAGCTGCCGACGGCTCGCGTGCTACGACGACACTCACCACCTCGGCCACGCTCAACGACTTTAAGGTGTGGGGTACCTACCGCACTAAGGTAGGCGGCTCATGGAGCGCTCAGCCCGTCAATGTGTTTGACGGCGTTACGGTCAACAAGGGCGATGACGGCAACTGGAGCTATAGCGCATCCACCCCGCTGCAGTACTGGTTTCCCGGCTGCTACTACACCTTCCGCGCCATCCACCCAGTCACGGTCAATGCCGCGTTCACGCCGGGTAGCGATGCAGCGTCCGACCGCCTTAGCGTCACCTCATTCGATGCCACTCAGGGTGTCGACCTCGTGGCCGCCACCCACACCCGTGAGTCATTATTGCAGGGCAACACCGTTGTGAGCCTCGACTTCCGTCACCTGTTGTCGCGCGTCGACATCACGGCCTCGGTCGACAAGGCTGTCACCGGCACCTTTGTCATTACGGGTATAACGCTCTACGGCTTCGACACCGTGGGCTCGTGGAGCAGCGACGGCATGACCGCCAACACCTACGGCAAGTGGGACAATCTGTCGGGCCGCGACAACGCCTACTCCGTCAGCGGGCTTAACATCACGCTCAGCTCCGAGCCTCAGTCGCTGCTAAGCGGCGGCAACACCGTGCTGATGCTGCCCCAGGCCATCCCCGTGGGCGCAAAGGCCGACATAACCTACACCGAAAACGGAACGGAGAAGACCGTAACCGCCGACATCTACAAGGCATCCTACAGCCTTACAGGCGGTTACCAGCCCTCGCGCACCTACCGCTACTCCTTCACCATCGGCCCCGACCAGTACATCCTGTTCAGCCTTCCCACCATTCAGGACTGGGAAGATGCCGAGGGCGGAAACTATTTGCCTCAATAA
- a CDS encoding site-specific integrase, whose amino-acid sequence MRSTFKVLFYVKKGSEKPNGNLPLMCRITVDGEIKQFSCKMDVPPRLWDVKNSRASGKSVEAQKINLAVDKIRVEVNRRYQELMQTDGYVTAAKLKDAYLGIGVKQETLLKLFEQHNAEFEKKVGHSRAQGTFTRYRTVCNHIREFLPHTYRREDIPLKELNLTFINDFEYFLRTEKKCRTNTVWGYMIVLKHIVSIARNNGRLPFNPFAGYINSPESVDRGYLTQTEIQTLMDAPMKNATHELVRDLFVFSVFTGLAYSDVKNLTVDRLQTFFDGNLWIITRRKKTNTESNIRLLDVPKRIIEKYKGLARDGHVFPVPSNGSCNKILKDIGRQCGFKVRLTYHVARHTNATTVLLSHGVPIETVSRLLGHTNIKTTQIYAKITAQKISQDMETLSHKLEDMEKNICRAI is encoded by the coding sequence ATGCGTAGTACATTCAAGGTATTATTTTACGTGAAGAAAGGCAGCGAGAAGCCGAACGGCAACCTGCCTTTAATGTGCCGTATCACGGTGGACGGCGAGATTAAACAGTTCAGTTGCAAGATGGACGTTCCCCCACGGTTGTGGGACGTGAAGAACAGCCGTGCTTCGGGCAAGAGCGTCGAAGCACAGAAAATCAACCTTGCGGTAGATAAAATCCGTGTGGAGGTAAACCGCCGCTATCAAGAGTTAATGCAGACGGACGGTTATGTTACCGCCGCCAAACTCAAAGACGCCTATCTCGGTATCGGCGTCAAGCAGGAAACTTTGCTGAAACTGTTCGAGCAGCACAACGCCGAGTTTGAGAAGAAAGTCGGGCACAGCAGGGCGCAGGGTACATTTACCCGTTATCGGACGGTCTGCAACCATATTCGGGAGTTTTTGCCCCATACCTACAGGCGTGAGGATATTCCGTTAAAGGAACTCAACCTCACGTTCATCAACGATTTCGAGTATTTTCTGCGCACGGAGAAGAAATGCCGCACCAATACCGTGTGGGGCTACATGATTGTGTTGAAACACATCGTTTCCATTGCAAGGAACAACGGGCGTTTGCCGTTCAATCCCTTTGCCGGATATATCAACTCTCCCGAAAGCGTGGATAGGGGCTACCTCACCCAAACGGAGATACAGACGCTCATGGACGCACCGATGAAGAACGCCACCCACGAGCTTGTACGGGACTTGTTCGTCTTTTCTGTTTTCACGGGTTTGGCGTATTCGGACGTGAAGAACCTCACCGTCGACCGCCTGCAAACATTCTTCGACGGCAACCTGTGGATAATCACCCGAAGAAAGAAGACCAACACCGAATCAAACATCCGCCTTTTGGACGTTCCCAAGCGTATCATCGAAAAGTACAAGGGGCTGGCAAGGGACGGTCATGTTTTCCCCGTTCCGAGTAACGGAAGCTGCAACAAGATACTCAAAGATATAGGCAGACAATGCGGCTTCAAGGTACGTTTGACCTACCATGTGGCACGCCACACGAACGCCACGACCGTACTTCTGTCGCACGGCGTACCCATCGAAACGGTGAGCCGCCTTTTGGGACACACGAACATAAAAACCACCCAAATTTACGCCAAAATCACCGCCCAGAAGATAAGCCAAGACATGGAAACCTTGTCGCACAAGTTGGAGGATATGGAGAAGAATATCTGCCGAGCCATCTAA
- a CDS encoding DUF3575 domain-containing protein — MNPLYVILSVMLALAANIGASAAPVEHEAASLSAAQGASQHEAASVTPAASEEAKTQNFALKTNLIYDALLMPNVELEWRINNRWSLAAEADVAWWKNDGRHKYYQIMNFAAEGRYWFHSYKPWHGHYVGLSAGGGKFDLEGGRTGYKGEGFLTGLSYGFMFPVSSCLSFDAEVGFGYLYAQYKVYKPQDDHYLFQHKSRTNYFGPVKVKFSLVWRFNAFDSKAGK; from the coding sequence ATGAACCCACTATATGTAATACTATCCGTGATGTTGGCTTTGGCCGCCAATATAGGCGCGTCAGCTGCACCTGTCGAGCATGAGGCAGCCTCGCTGTCAGCCGCCCAGGGCGCGTCGCAGCATGAAGCCGCAAGCGTCACCCCCGCAGCCTCCGAAGAGGCCAAGACACAGAACTTCGCACTGAAGACCAATCTCATCTACGATGCCCTGCTCATGCCCAACGTGGAGCTTGAATGGCGAATCAACAACCGCTGGTCGCTCGCCGCTGAGGCCGATGTGGCATGGTGGAAAAACGACGGTCGTCACAAGTACTATCAGATAATGAACTTCGCAGCCGAGGGTCGCTACTGGTTTCACTCCTACAAGCCGTGGCACGGCCACTACGTGGGTCTGTCGGCCGGCGGGGGAAAGTTTGACCTCGAAGGCGGTCGCACAGGCTACAAGGGCGAGGGTTTCCTCACCGGGCTCTCCTACGGATTTATGTTCCCCGTGTCGAGCTGCCTGTCGTTTGACGCCGAGGTGGGCTTCGGCTACCTCTACGCCCAGTACAAGGTCTACAAGCCCCAGGACGACCACTATCTTTTTCAGCACAAAAGCCGCACCAACTACTTCGGCCCCGTCAAGGTAAAGTTCAGCCTCGTGTGGCGGTTTAACGCTTTCGACTCGAAAGCCGGTAAATAA
- a CDS encoding DUF5119 domain-containing protein → MRPGNPEGVTMVAYHPDGISEFYMSTAGGNVSFGASVHSLLFYNNDTQYIILNDMASLPSARATSTSRSRATLGELHAGERTINPPDVLYAAYSPEVPELKMHENVPLPVRLQPLVYTYVIRYEFDYGQQHVALARGAVAGMAESVYMRDGVTSDEAATILYDCTLTPYGARAEVASFGVPGFPDEYYGRDESTRRDTPRPYTLNLEVKLTNGTLKNVTFDITDQMQHQPRGGVIVVKDIRIEDDENLSDSGFDVNLEDWGLLEDIIIPVHPV, encoded by the coding sequence CTGCGTCCCGGCAACCCCGAAGGTGTCACCATGGTGGCCTATCACCCCGACGGCATCTCGGAGTTCTACATGAGCACCGCCGGTGGCAACGTGTCGTTTGGCGCAAGCGTTCACTCGCTGCTCTTTTACAACAACGACACCCAGTACATCATTCTCAACGACATGGCTTCGCTGCCCTCGGCACGCGCCACATCGACATCACGCTCACGCGCCACTCTCGGCGAGCTTCATGCCGGAGAGCGCACCATCAATCCGCCCGATGTGCTCTATGCCGCCTATTCGCCCGAAGTGCCCGAGCTGAAGATGCACGAAAATGTGCCCCTGCCGGTGCGCCTGCAGCCGCTCGTCTACACTTATGTGATCCGTTATGAGTTTGACTACGGACAGCAGCACGTTGCGCTTGCTCGCGGTGCCGTGGCCGGAATGGCCGAGTCGGTCTACATGCGCGACGGCGTGACATCTGACGAGGCCGCCACAATCCTTTACGACTGCACGCTCACCCCCTACGGAGCGCGCGCCGAGGTGGCTTCATTCGGTGTTCCCGGATTCCCCGACGAATACTACGGCCGTGACGAGTCGACGCGTCGCGACACCCCGCGCCCCTATACGCTCAATCTTGAGGTGAAGCTTACCAACGGCACCCTGAAGAACGTTACATTTGACATCACCGACCAGATGCAGCATCAGCCACGTGGCGGTGTGATAGTGGTGAAGGACATCCGCATCGAGGACGATGAAAACCTGAGCGACTCGGGATTTGATGTCAACCTCGAGGACTGGGGATTGCTTGAAGACATAATAATACCGGTGCATCCGGTGTAA
- a CDS encoding helix-turn-helix domain-containing protein: MDICDRINEIIKHENLNIASFARKIGIGDQTVRGVVAMRRNKPGFDFIMKIVQTFDWLDAHWLITGEGDMICKNMLTMGGVKNHPRLKRF; the protein is encoded by the coding sequence ATGGACATTTGCGACCGAATAAACGAAATCATAAAGCACGAGAACCTAAACATCGCCTCATTCGCCCGTAAAATAGGGATTGGCGACCAAACAGTTAGAGGCGTGGTAGCCATGCGCCGTAACAAGCCGGGCTTTGACTTCATCATGAAGATAGTCCAAACATTTGATTGGCTCGATGCCCATTGGCTGATAACCGGCGAAGGCGACATGATTTGTAAAAATATGTTAACGATGGGGGGGGTGAAGAATCACCCTCGATTGAAGCGCTTTTAA
- a CDS encoding fimbrillin family protein: MMNNYIRRITVAGVVALTAAVVSGCSDDSDNLTPVYNPADYITFGTPSFVLNGGDGSAVSRSTLVDKFGDGGVTSFNVWGYCVPRTIDGNSDDWNAAYNVKWPQKSSYSTPDVFKNQEVTVDGSMMSYTEPQPWKVKSSSTADVETSYGYTYTFIACANGKFTMSPASGMGVPVLKFEMPFSDGRLGENPTPLDHTSISDALIAAKFDHTRRNGKVDLAFSHILTGIRFRFHNHTSNDLVIESLSFEGRFYRTGEFDFSGADAKRSVKNLDDDSFSGRFNLMTEPQTIPGESSQLMGYSTDNPDGTTLLLLPNPAANPTTNVLALGDSKTIIVNYTLNGEKRTWTHENFKLSYVPGANVRHTANLNFVGDEFTLIFQADNELNWENGSDNDIDIN, from the coding sequence ATGATGAATAATTATATACGACGAATCACCGTTGCCGGAGTTGTTGCATTGACGGCTGCTGTAGTGTCGGGATGCTCCGATGATTCCGACAACCTGACACCGGTCTACAACCCTGCCGATTATATAACATTCGGCACCCCTTCATTTGTGTTGAATGGCGGCGACGGCTCGGCAGTGTCGCGTTCTACGTTGGTCGATAAGTTTGGCGACGGAGGCGTGACCTCGTTTAATGTGTGGGGCTATTGTGTGCCTCGCACCATCGATGGTAATAGCGATGACTGGAATGCCGCCTACAATGTCAAGTGGCCTCAGAAGTCCTCCTATTCCACTCCTGATGTGTTTAAAAATCAGGAAGTCACTGTCGACGGCTCTATGATGTCCTACACTGAGCCGCAGCCATGGAAGGTAAAAAGCAGCTCCACTGCCGATGTTGAAACATCTTATGGCTACACCTATACCTTTATAGCCTGTGCCAATGGCAAATTTACAATGTCGCCTGCTTCGGGCATGGGTGTGCCTGTCTTGAAGTTTGAGATGCCGTTTAGTGATGGACGCTTGGGTGAAAATCCTACGCCTCTTGACCACACCAGCATAAGCGATGCACTTATTGCGGCGAAGTTTGACCACACCCGCCGCAACGGCAAGGTGGACCTCGCATTCTCCCACATATTGACCGGTATACGATTCCGTTTTCACAACCACACGAGCAATGACCTGGTTATAGAGTCGCTGTCTTTTGAAGGCCGCTTTTATCGCACGGGTGAGTTCGATTTCTCGGGCGCAGATGCAAAACGAAGTGTAAAGAATCTCGATGATGATTCGTTCAGCGGCCGGTTTAACTTGATGACGGAACCGCAGACAATTCCGGGCGAAAGCTCGCAATTGATGGGCTATTCGACCGATAATCCCGATGGAACCACATTGCTGTTGCTGCCCAATCCTGCTGCCAATCCCACCACTAATGTACTTGCTCTTGGTGACAGCAAGACGATTATTGTCAACTATACATTGAATGGAGAGAAGAGGACATGGACGCACGAGAACTTTAAGCTATCCTATGTGCCGGGTGCCAATGTGCGTCACACCGCCAATCTAAACTTCGTGGGCGATGAATTTACGCTCATCTTCCAGGCCGACAATGAATTGAACTGGGAAAATGGATCGGATAACGATATTGACATTAACTAA
- a CDS encoding fimbrillin family protein: MKKVLLFSAAMLALSSCSNTDVLEEGNIQQTNAIGFQTLVNKESRAITVDNFDQFLVYGSYKVAGSEVSMQLFNGIPVTKSGSSWTYTDTRYWIEGSTYTFSAYAVDDDALPSGANANFRDSKYLNITNFRCDESVQKDLVYARIASYGPALATGNPVQSLNFKHVLARIQFKFENQFPADYNVKVADLEVINVRNYGNFYGSQFPSETVNCWVKPDGQGITDEYTVPTRYPNDQAKPTVKPALLDANATIASGSSATTDFAYVIPYKYSDANVKISFHIFVTRTVGTETVNVFDKVLTASICPEWKMSHSYCYTIGLSGNSSGLDPIVFSGSVEDWNPVDEDEKVNIDAGRLPAQD, from the coding sequence ATGAAAAAAGTTTTATTATTCTCTGCCGCTATGTTGGCATTGAGTTCATGTTCCAATACCGATGTGTTGGAAGAAGGTAACATCCAGCAGACCAACGCTATCGGTTTCCAGACATTGGTAAACAAGGAGTCACGTGCAATTACGGTTGATAATTTTGATCAATTCTTAGTTTACGGAAGCTATAAAGTGGCTGGTTCTGAGGTTTCAATGCAGCTGTTCAATGGAATACCCGTTACAAAATCGGGTAGTAGTTGGACATATACCGATACTCGTTATTGGATTGAAGGTAGTACTTACACATTCTCAGCTTACGCTGTAGACGATGACGCTCTTCCATCAGGTGCGAATGCTAACTTTAGAGATTCTAAATATCTCAACATTACTAATTTTAGATGTGATGAGAGCGTTCAAAAGGATCTCGTTTATGCAAGAATAGCATCTTATGGTCCGGCTCTTGCGACTGGAAATCCTGTACAATCGTTGAATTTCAAGCACGTTCTTGCTCGCATACAGTTTAAGTTTGAAAATCAATTCCCTGCTGATTATAATGTTAAAGTTGCTGATCTTGAAGTGATAAATGTACGCAATTACGGTAACTTTTACGGCTCACAGTTTCCTTCAGAAACTGTCAACTGCTGGGTTAAGCCTGATGGACAGGGAATTACCGATGAGTATACTGTTCCAACTCGCTATCCTAACGATCAAGCGAAGCCTACTGTAAAGCCTGCTTTATTAGATGCAAATGCAACTATCGCAAGTGGTTCGTCGGCAACAACTGATTTTGCATACGTTATACCTTACAAGTATTCAGACGCAAATGTTAAGATTTCATTCCATATATTTGTAACTCGTACAGTAGGGACAGAAACCGTTAATGTTTTTGATAAGGTACTTACTGCTTCTATTTGTCCGGAATGGAAAATGAGTCACTCTTATTGCTATACTATAGGTTTGTCGGGTAATTCATCCGGTCTTGATCCTATTGTGTTCTCTGGTTCAGTTGAAGATTGGAATCCTGTAGACGAAGACGAAAAAGTTAATATTGATGCCGGTCGTCTTCCTGCTCAAGACTGA